A genomic segment from Scomber japonicus isolate fScoJap1 chromosome 11, fScoJap1.pri, whole genome shotgun sequence encodes:
- the LOC128367580 gene encoding sterile alpha motif domain-containing protein 9-like — MPTTEPPRCTEKTSPSLSLYICCEATMPTTEPPSHTKKDQEEDLSPDIKDWSKHQMRRCALKLKSVDDDAAQILFQQDINGPSLLLLDAGDLIAMGVTFGPAKCIIHARDEVVKLKKEEPASFRNQSRRLCKPYPFGTYSDTYRYIEGYTLDVTESGASDLIEPCHEYKAFINTTEDTKLIKFTNEVIRFSAACMNSRTNGTIHFGIGDQPDFIHGQVLGVVVQNIEVYDNKLRSAIDDCFEFKHKQAAQTCIKPPRFVGVLNTNMTSSDKCVIEVDIVPHYVICGENIYHTSNIKAKKKTNSECAGITETKPSKQFFIRDGGSSRNLLAPTTFAKPMEEYKRFVDGVAKLSQLRKQAEEKHLSVIKSSNQGSRLSQMITGGSLSLDKSHFEYYVIVTNKSHSIQLESLRFLVELDPTAVLDFDPESAECGLQRYFEQKSTVNIHLPSEYKITEGIEDIVDKLKLTRNTSWVLCNGGIKDEVPSDIDQWLMEKGASIRDVISFLCRKDVLPNKRFLVIFLLLSPVSEHMDPLVETFSTFLQELKGTEQILFICNNENTFTSWKDLIKARCGNDISDRCIHELSLTEVNGTILSLWSENRKSSRFLTCGGGSKVLLINEVECSLNTLEILCTNQCEGGNEDKIPIEENFYKGGKVSWWNFYFSEQPGSTPFIKRDKFDFIKNTVIPDLCSLRKACVLFNLMHVPGCGGTTLAMHTLWALRDRFRCAILKNSKADFAGVADQVVKLLIYDHEEELPRVPVLLMIDDFNDMKKVELLQLLIEEECKKKVIQCKSAQVILLNCMRAESSEVTESTDTVFIGNYLYDLEQKMFEQKLVEIEKTHKNADTFYGFMIMKKNLKPEYIQGVVHNTLKSFNKNQKHAQLLAVLALLNVYGNGAFLSSSVCHNFFGLQPTLVCGTDSVEERFEKFSTLVASRAVKGTVHKAVEIIHPSFARHCLQEITTTPKMAIPEIINLLLTTDELHEDTEGKDKLMQDVLSNLSLKSVLPWGQQNKIEFSTILQHIERDSRSAIECNKKI; from the exons ATGCcaaccactgaaccaccaagaTGCACCGAGAAG acctctccctctctctctctctacatttGCTGTGAGGCCACAATGCcaaccactgaaccaccaagcCACACCAAAAAG GATCAGGAGGAGGACCTGTCTCCTGACATCAAGGATTGGAGTAAACACCAAATGAGACGATGTGCTCTCAAGTTGAAGAGTGTGGATGATGATGCTGCACAAATACTGTTTCAGCAGGACATTAATGGACCTAGTCTTTTGCTTTTAGATGCAGGGGACCTAATTGCAATGGGTGTGACTTTTGGACCAGCAAAATGTATCATTCATGCCAGAGATGAGGTAGTGAagttaaagaaagaggaacCAGCAAGTTTTAGGAACCAATCTAGGAGACTCTGCAAGCCCTATCCATTTGGCACGTACAGTGATACCTATAGATACATAGAGGGCTACACTCTTGATGTTACAGAATCAGGTGCCTCAGACTTGATTGAACCCTGCCATGAATATAAAGCTTTCATCAATACAACAGAGGATACTAAACTAATTAAGTTTACTAATGAAGTTATTCGCTTCTCAGCTGCCTGCATGAATAGCCGCACCAATGGCACCATACATTTTGGTATTGGGGACCAGCCAGATTTCATCCACGGTCAAGTGCTAGGAGTTGTTGTTCAGAACATAGAGGTTTATGATAATAAGCTAAGATCTGCCATTGATGACTGTTTTGAGTTTAAACACAAACAGGCTGCTCAAACATGCATCAAACCTCCTCGATTTGTTGGTGTCCTCAATACGAATATGACATCCTCTGACAAATGTGTGATAGAAGTGGACATAGTTCCTCATTATGTgatctgtggagaaaacatctaTCACACTTCCAACATAAAagccaagaaaaaaacaaacagtgaatgTGCAGGCATAACTGAAACAAAACCCTCAAAGCAATTCTTTATCCGAGATGGTGGTAGCAGCAGGAATCTCCTCGCACCAACCACATTTGCCAAACCCATGGAGGAGTACAAGCGGTTTGTTGACGGTGTGGCAAAACTATCGCAACTCCGAAAACAAGCTGAAGAGAAGCACCTCAGTGTGATCAAAAGCAGCAATCAAGGCTCCAGACTAAGTCAGATGATAACTGGTGGATCCCTCTCATTAGACAAGTCACATTTTGAGTATTATGTAATAGTGACTAACAAGTCACATTCAATCCAGTTGGAATCACTGAGATTTCTTGTAGAACTCGacccaacagctgttttggacTTTGATCCAGAATCAGCTGAATGTGGATTGCAGAGGTACTTTGAACAGAAGAGTACAGTGAATATTCATTTACCGTCAGAGTATAAAATCACAGAAGGCATTGAGGACATTGTAGACAAGTTGAAATTAACTCGAAACACCAGCTGGGTGTTGTGCAACGGTGGTATCAAGGATGAGGTACCCTCAGATATAGACCAGTGGCTGATGGAAAAGGGAGCCTCCATCAGAGATGTGATTTCATTCTTGTGCCGGAAAGATGTGCTTCCAAACAAGAGATTCCTTGTCATTTTCTTACTTTTGTCACCTGTGAGTGAACACATGGATCCTCTTGTTGAGACTTTCAGCACATTCTTGCAGGAGCTCAAAGGCACAGAGCAAATCCTTTTTATTtgtaacaatgaaaacacatttacatcctGGAAAGACCTAATTAAGGCTCGTTGTGGAAATGACATCTCTGATAGATGCATACATGAGCTCAGCTTAACTGAAGTCAATGGCACTATCCTCAGTCTTTGGTCTGAAAACCGTAAATCAAGCCGTTTCCTAACCTGTGGTGGAGGAAGTAAAGTGCTTCTTATAAATGAAGTGGAGTGTAGCCTGAATACCTTAGAGATTTTGTGTACGAACCAATgtgaaggaggaaatgaggacaAAATTCCCATTGAGGAGAACTTCTACAAAGGAGGAAAAGTGTCTTGGTGGAATTTCTATTTCTCAGAGCAGCCTGGATCCACACCGTTCATTAAACGAGATAAGTTTGACTTCATAAAGAACACAGTGATACCAGATTTGTGCTCCCTGAGAAAAGCCTGTGTGTTGTTCAACCTCATGCATGTTCCTGGATGTGGTGGAACAACTTTGGCCATGCATACATTATGGGCTCTCCGGGACAGATTCCGTTGTGCCATCcttaaaaacagtaaagcaGACTTCGCTGGAGTTGCTGATCAAGTGGTAAAACTTTTAATTTATGACCATGAAGAGGAATTACCACGGGTCCCAGTTTTATTGATGATAGATGACTTTAATGATATGAAAAAAGTGGAATTGTTGCAGCTACTCATTGAAGAAGAATGCAAGAAGAAAGTCATCCAGTGCAAGTCTGCTCAGGTAATTCTCCTTAACTGTATGAGAGCAGAGTCCTCCGAAGTGACTGAATCAACTGACACTGTGTTCATTGGAAATTATCTCTACGATTTAGAGCAGAAAATGTTTGAGCAAAAACTTGTAGAAatagagaaaacacacaagaatgcTGACACGTTCTATGGTTTCATGATCATGAAGAAGAACCTTAAGCCAGAGTATATTCAGGGCGTGGTCCACAATACACTGAAGAGCTTCAACAAGAATCAGAAACATGCACAACTCCTGGCTGTTTTAGCTTTATTGAATGTATATGGTAATGGTGCCTTTCTCTCCAGCTCTGTGTGTCACAATTTTTTTGGTCTGCAACCCACACTGGTTTGTGGAACTGACAGTGTTGAAGAAAGATTTGAGAAATTTTCCACTTTAGTTGCCAGCAGAGCAGTTAAGGGAACGGTACACAAGGCTGTGGAAATTATCCATCCAAGTTTTGCACGGCACTGTTTGCAGGAAATTACAACAACTCCCAAAATGGCAATACCTGAAATAATCAACCTACTCTTGACCACAGATGAGCTTCATGAGGACACTGAAGGCAAAGACAAACTCATGCAAGATGTTCTTAGCAATTTGAGTTTGAAGTCTGTCCTACCATGGGGACAACAGAATAAAATTGAGTTTTCTACAATACTTCAACATATTGAAAGAGATAGTAGAAGTGCTATTGAATGCAACAAAAAGATTTGA